In Solanum pennellii chromosome 7, SPENNV200, the following are encoded in one genomic region:
- the LOC107024990 gene encoding uncharacterized protein LOC107024990 — protein sequence MWQDSRALGRGPVSWELFKTAFLDRFFPREMKEAKVEDFINLKQGSMIVREYSLKFVKLSRYATSLVSYSRDEMSGFLMRILGDMEDDCRYEMLHDSMDLSKLMVQNQQGHQRSGKSNSQRIESPRGGRPGPKKGNRGDLQHPKRECAKCDLTHSAKCRQGTYSLFSRGKSWHMVKDCPQNRGQAGRMLSLGLIHKVQQQSSLLRGTYSTP from the exons atgtggcaggatagccgaGCTTTAGGCAGGGGTCCTGTCTCGTGGGAGCTGTTTAAGACTGCCTTCCTAGATAGATTCTTCCCCAGGGAGATGAAGGAGGCAAAGGTTGAGGAttttatcaaccttaaacagGGATCGATGATAGTCAGGGAGTATTCGCTAAAGTTTGTTAAATTGTCCAGGTATGCCACATCACTTGTATCTtacagcagggatgagatgagtggGTTCCTCATGAGAATCTTAGGAGATATGGAGGATGATTGTAGGTATGAGATGCTCCACGATAGCATGGACCTCTCCAAGTTGATGGTACAAAACCAGCAG GGGCATCAGAGATCAGGAAAATCTAACTCTCAAAGGATTGAatcacctagaggaggcagacccgGGCCAAAGAAGGGCAATAGAGGTGATTTGCAGCATCCCAAAAGGGAGTGTGCCAAGTGTGACCTTACTCACAGTGCAaagtgcagacagggcacttATTCCTTGTTCAGTCGTGGGAAGAGCTGGCACATGGTCAAAGACTGTCCACAGAATAGGGGTCAGGCTGGTCGAATGCTCAGTCTAGGCCTAATCCACAAGGTGCAGCAACAgtcgagcctcctaagaggaacataTTCTACGCCATGA